From a region of the Capricornis sumatraensis isolate serow.1 chromosome 22, serow.2, whole genome shotgun sequence genome:
- the FOXF2 gene encoding forkhead box protein F2: MTSEGGPPPAPLRRARSPGPGALQAALMSPPPAAAALEAASSSSSSSSAASSAGAAPNACKSAGGGAGAGGGGAKKASAGLRRPEKPPYSYIALIVMAIQSSPAKRLTLSEIYQFLQARFPFFRGAYQGWKNSVRHNLSLNECFIKLPKGLGRPGKGHYWTIDPASEFMFEEGSFRRRPRGFRRKCQALKPMYHRVVSGLGFGASLLPQGFDFQAPPSAPLGCHGQGGYGGLDMMPAGYDAGAGAPGHAHPHHRHHHVPHMSPNPGSTYMASCPVPAGPGAVGAAGGGGGGDYGPDSSSSPVPSSPAVASAIECHSPYTSPAAHWSSPGASPYLKQPPALTPGSTPAAPAGLHSTMSSYSLEQSYLHQNAREDLPVALPRYQHHSTPVCDRKDFVLNFNGISSFHPSASGPYYHHHHHQSVCQDIKPCVM, encoded by the exons ATGACCTCCGAGGGCGGGCCGCCGCCGGCCCCGCTCCGCCGCGCCCGCAGCCCGGGCCCCGGCGCGCTGCAGGCCGCCCTGATgagcccgccgcccgccgccgccgccctggAGGCCGCCTCGTCGTCCTCGTCCTCGTCCTCGGCCGCCTCCTCGGCCGGCGCGGCCCCGAACGCCTGCAAGAGCGccggcggcggcgcgggcgcgggcggcggGGGCGCCAAGAAGGCGAGCGCGGGGCTGCGGCGGCCGGAGAAGCCGCCCTACTCGTACATCGCGCTCATCGTCATGGCCATCCAGAGCTCGCCCGCCAAGCGCCTGACGCTCAGCGAGATCTACCAGTTTCTGCAGGCGCGCTTCCCCTTCTTCCGCGGCGCCTACCAGGGCTGGAAGAACTCCGTGCGCCACAACCTCTCGCTCAACGAGTGCTTCATCAAGCTGCCCAAGGGCCTCGGGCGGCCGGGCAAGGGCCACTACTGGACCATCGACCCGGCCAGCGAGTTCATGTTCGAGGAGGGCTCGTTCCGCCGCCGGCCGCGCGGCTTCAGGCGGAAGTGCCAGGCGCTCAAGCCCATGTACCACCGCGTGGTGAGCGGCCTGGGCTTCGGGGCCTCGCTGCTGCCGCAGGGCTTCGACTTCCAGGCGCCCCCGTCGGCGCCGCTCGGCTGCCATGGGCAGGGCGGCTACGGCGGCCTCGACATGATGCCTGCGGGCTACGACGCGGGCGCCGGCGCCCCGGGCCACGCGCACCcgcaccaccgccaccaccacgtTCCCCACATGTCGCCCAACCCGGGCTCCACCTACATGGCCAGCTGCCCGGTGCCCGCCGGGCCCGGGGCCGTCGGCGCggccgggggcggcggcggcggggactATGGCccggacagcagcagcagccccgtGCCCTCGTCCCCGGCCGTGGCGAGCGCCATCGAGTGCCACTCGCCCTACACCAGCCCCGCGGCGCACTGGAGCTCGCCCGGCGCCTCGCCTTACCTCAAGCAGCCGCCCGCCCTGACGCCGGGCAGCACCCCTGCCGCCCCCGCCGGCCTGCACAGCACCATGTCTTCCTACTCGCTGGAGCAGAGCTACCTGCATCAGAACGCCCGCGAGGACCTCCCAG TGGCGCTCCCTCGATACCAGCACCACTCCACGCCCGTGTGCGACCGGAAGGACTTCGTCCTCAACTTCAACGGCATCTCCTCCTTCCACCCCTCTGCCAGTGGCCcctactaccaccaccaccatcaccagagCGTCTGCCAGGACATCAAGCCCTGTGTTATGTGA